Proteins encoded by one window of Gouania willdenowi chromosome 4, fGouWil2.1, whole genome shotgun sequence:
- the nipa2 gene encoding magnesium transporter NIPA2 isoform X1, producing MSDPGFPLCSLSCGHGVWPVQNCTLGHHLHCSGVNVTDSSNSSSLAMGQDRGKYDFYIGLALAISSSIFIGGSFILKKKGLLRLARKGSTRAGQGGHAYLKEWLWWAGLLSMGAGEAANFAAYAFAPATLVTPLGALSVLVSAVLSSYFLTERLNLHGKLGCLLSILGSTTMVIHAPKEEEISSLQEMSKKLVDPGFVVFATLVIIVALIFIFVVAPRHGQTNILVYITICSVIGALSVSCVKGLGIAIKDAIAGKSVVTNPLGWILLVGLVACVSTQINYLNKALDIFNTSLVTPIYYVFFTTSVLSCSAILFKEWEHMGADDVIGTLSGFLTIIVGIFLLHAFKDISVSLATLAVSMRKEAHVASNGTTSNGNYELLHQANEDVEDRELGLPFDSVSRRNGTMSSSLDH from the exons ATGTCAGACCCTGGGTTTCCTCTCTGTTCTCTCTCCTGTGGACACG GTGTTTGGCCTGTCCAGAACTGTACACTTGGTCACCATCTGCATTGTTCAGGGGTTAATGTAACAGACAGCAGTAACTCATCCAGCCTGGCTATGGGTCAGGACAGAGGGAAGTATGATTTCTACATTGGTCTGGCTCTGGCCATCAGCTCCAGTATCTTCATTGGAGGCAGCTTCATCCTCAAGAAGAAAGGACTTCTTCGACTGGCCAGAAAGGGCTCCACAAGGGCAG GTCAGGGGGGTCATGCATATCTTAAAGAATGGCTGTGGTGGGCTGGTTTACTGTCAA TGGGAGCAGGAGAAGCAGCCAACTTTGCAGCGTATGCCTTTGCCCCCGCTACACTGGTCACCCCACTGGGAGCGCTCAGCGTGCTTGTCAG CGCGGTTCTGTCCTCATACTTCCTGACGGAGCGGTTAAACTTGCACGGCAAGCTGGGCTGCCTGCTCAGCATCCTGGGCTCCACCACAATGGTGATCCACGCTCCGAAAGAGGAGGAGATCAGCAGTCTGCAGGAGATGTCCAAGAAGCTGGTAGACCCAG gGTTTGTCGTCTTTGCCACTCTGGTCATTATTGTGGCTCTCATCTTCATATTTGTTGTGGCTCCTCGTCACGGTCAGACCAACATCCTGGTCTACATCACCATCTGCTCTGTGATTGGGGCACTGTCTGTGTCGTGCGTGAAAGGACTCGGCATAGCCATCAAGGACGCCATCGCTGGCAAAAGCGTGGTGACAAATCCTCTGGGTTGGATTTTGCTGGTGGGGTTGGTGGCCTGTGTGAGCACACAGATCAACTACCTGAACAAAGCCCTGGACATTTTCAACACCTCCCTGGTAACGCCCATCTACTACGTGTTCTTCACCACGTCTGTGCTCAGCTGCTCAGCCATCCTCTTCAAAGAATGGGAGCACATGGGCGCAGACGATGTGATTGGGACGCTCAGTGGCTTTCTCACAATCATCGTGGGAATCTTCCTGCTTCACGCATTCAAAGACATTAGTGTCAGCCTGGCTACTCTGGCTGTGTCCATGAGGAAAGAAGCTCATGTTGCGAGTAACGGCACAACGTCTAACGGTAATTATGAACTGCTGCACCAGGCCAATGAGGATGTGGAGGACAGAGAGTTAGGTTTGCCTTTTGATAGCGTATCTAGAAGGAATGGAACAATGAGTTCCTCCTTGGACCATTAG
- the nipa2 gene encoding magnesium transporter NIPA2 isoform X2 — translation MGQDRGKYDFYIGLALAISSSIFIGGSFILKKKGLLRLARKGSTRAGQGGHAYLKEWLWWAGLLSMGAGEAANFAAYAFAPATLVTPLGALSVLVSAVLSSYFLTERLNLHGKLGCLLSILGSTTMVIHAPKEEEISSLQEMSKKLVDPGFVVFATLVIIVALIFIFVVAPRHGQTNILVYITICSVIGALSVSCVKGLGIAIKDAIAGKSVVTNPLGWILLVGLVACVSTQINYLNKALDIFNTSLVTPIYYVFFTTSVLSCSAILFKEWEHMGADDVIGTLSGFLTIIVGIFLLHAFKDISVSLATLAVSMRKEAHVASNGTTSNGNYELLHQANEDVEDRELGLPFDSVSRRNGTMSSSLDH, via the exons ATGGGTCAGGACAGAGGGAAGTATGATTTCTACATTGGTCTGGCTCTGGCCATCAGCTCCAGTATCTTCATTGGAGGCAGCTTCATCCTCAAGAAGAAAGGACTTCTTCGACTGGCCAGAAAGGGCTCCACAAGGGCAG GTCAGGGGGGTCATGCATATCTTAAAGAATGGCTGTGGTGGGCTGGTTTACTGTCAA TGGGAGCAGGAGAAGCAGCCAACTTTGCAGCGTATGCCTTTGCCCCCGCTACACTGGTCACCCCACTGGGAGCGCTCAGCGTGCTTGTCAG CGCGGTTCTGTCCTCATACTTCCTGACGGAGCGGTTAAACTTGCACGGCAAGCTGGGCTGCCTGCTCAGCATCCTGGGCTCCACCACAATGGTGATCCACGCTCCGAAAGAGGAGGAGATCAGCAGTCTGCAGGAGATGTCCAAGAAGCTGGTAGACCCAG gGTTTGTCGTCTTTGCCACTCTGGTCATTATTGTGGCTCTCATCTTCATATTTGTTGTGGCTCCTCGTCACGGTCAGACCAACATCCTGGTCTACATCACCATCTGCTCTGTGATTGGGGCACTGTCTGTGTCGTGCGTGAAAGGACTCGGCATAGCCATCAAGGACGCCATCGCTGGCAAAAGCGTGGTGACAAATCCTCTGGGTTGGATTTTGCTGGTGGGGTTGGTGGCCTGTGTGAGCACACAGATCAACTACCTGAACAAAGCCCTGGACATTTTCAACACCTCCCTGGTAACGCCCATCTACTACGTGTTCTTCACCACGTCTGTGCTCAGCTGCTCAGCCATCCTCTTCAAAGAATGGGAGCACATGGGCGCAGACGATGTGATTGGGACGCTCAGTGGCTTTCTCACAATCATCGTGGGAATCTTCCTGCTTCACGCATTCAAAGACATTAGTGTCAGCCTGGCTACTCTGGCTGTGTCCATGAGGAAAGAAGCTCATGTTGCGAGTAACGGCACAACGTCTAACGGTAATTATGAACTGCTGCACCAGGCCAATGAGGATGTGGAGGACAGAGAGTTAGGTTTGCCTTTTGATAGCGTATCTAGAAGGAATGGAACAATGAGTTCCTCCTTGGACCATTAG
- the nipa1 gene encoding magnesium transporter NIPA1 — translation MEMDPELEARASLTAGIVTAVVSSFINGLTFVLQKKGILRSRHRGGSHLTDVVWWSGTLCMIIGQIGNFFAYNMAPAVIVTPLGALGVLFGAVLASWILEERLNIVGKLGCVLCCCGSVLLIVHAPKAEATSILELEERLLDPVFATYLLFVLLLLLTLIVWVAPAHGHTNIMVYITICSLFGNFTVPSSKGLGLLAPEALGGGSSSSRALTLFLFLLMILTVSVLSQFFFINKALQHFSSNIFEAIYYVMFTSCVILSSALLFKECTTLTVSDGLTMLCALTTVCVGVVLLRISQEVWKEKEDQKKTE, via the exons ATGGAGATGGATCCGGAGTTGGAAGCTCGTGCTTCTTTAACAGCTGGAATAGTTACAGCTGTGGTGTCCAGTTTTATCAATGGATTAACTTTTGTTCTCCAGAAAAAAGGAATCCTGCGCTCCCGCCACAGAG GAGGTTCGCACCTGACAGATGTGGTTTGGTGGAGCGGCACACTGTGCA TGATCATCGGACAGATCGGGAACTTCTTTGCCTACAAcatggcccctgctgtgatcgTCACTCCTCTGGGGGCCCTTGGGGTGCTGTTTGG GGCTGTACTGGCTTCTTGGATCCTAGAGGAGCGTTTGAATATTGTGGGGAAGCTGGGCTGTGTGTTGTGTTGCTGCGGTTCTGTTTTGTTGATCGTTCACGCCCCAAAAGCTGAAGCGACATCAATACTGGAGCTGGAAGAGAGACTACTGGACCCAG TGTTTGCCACTTACCTCCTCTtcgtcctcctgctgctgctcactCTCATCGTGTGGGTCGCTCCCGCTCACGGTCACACAAACATCATGGTCTACATCACTATTTGTTCCCTTTTTGGTAACTTCACCGTACCCAGCAGTAAAGGCCTTGGCCTGCTGGCCCCGGAGGCGTTGGGAGGTGGCTCGTCCAGCAGCAGAGCTCTaaccctcttcctcttcctgctgATGATACTGACTGTCAGCGTCCTCTCCCAGTTCTTCTTCATCAACAAGGCCCTGCAGCACTTCAGCTCCAACATATTTGAAGCCATATACTATGTGATGTTCACGTCCTGTGTGATCCTCTCCTCTGCTCTCCTCTTTAAAGAGTGTACCACGCTGACTGTGTCTGATGGCCTCACCATGTTGTGTGCTTTAACcactgtgtgtgttggtgttgtTTTGCTGAGGATTTCTCAGGAGGTTTGGAAAGAGAAGGAGGATCAGAAGAAGACTGAGTGA